The Calliphora vicina chromosome 3, idCalVici1.1, whole genome shotgun sequence genome contains a region encoding:
- the LOC135953426 gene encoding spliceosome-associated protein CWC27 homolog has product MSNIYIQEPPTSGKVLLQTTVGDIDIELWSRECPKACRNFIQLCMEGYYNNTIFHRVVKEFIVQGGDPNGDGTGGESIYGQPFKDEFHSRLRFARRGLVGMANSDKDDNASQFFFTMAPTPELQNKNTLFAKVTGDTIFNMLKLEEGLVDHNERPMYPHKILKAEILNNPFDDIVPRELNREVKKEKKKRKEKGVKNFGLLSFGEEAEEDEVETIEFVQKNAGKAKSLHDVLDDPKLSKEPVKVKNLLEEGEESDPESYHKTIKEEELDEDESVERRQRIKDKLKSKSFKNHKSQVKPDEIKLENSDSEEDLLLTHEQEKKQQSDKKKEEIRQEIQSLKKQYQTDKKIKDELFEKKTEKDAKSKIVKTESDDNEIIKNFIDEKEKYEKLKTKIPKKGASREDFTLSLLSKFRSKLDAIRQQKEDSEQGNDKIDETAVEKEIQGDDWLCHTLRFQEDAPILAKDASTKGDDWYDVYDPRNPLNKRKRKETGGSRSQGPSANKRVR; this is encoded by the exons ATGAGCAATATTTATATACAGGAACCGCCAACGTCAGGCAAA GTTCTTCTCCAAACTACCGTGGGAGATATTGACATTGAACTATGGTCTCGTGAATGTCCTAAAGCCTGTAGGAATTTCATACAGTTATGCATGGAAGGTTATTACAACAACACCATATTTCATCGTGTAGTCAAGGAATTCATAGTACAGGGAGGAGATCCAAATGGTGATGGCACTGGTGGTGAGTCAATTTATGGTCAACCGTTTAAAGATGAATTTCATTCGCGTCTCCGCTTTGCGAGGCGTGGTCTGGTTGGTATGGCCAACTCAGATAAGGATGATAATGCGTCGCAATTCTTTTTCACTATGGCTCCAACACCCGAgttgcaaaacaaaaatactcTATTCGCCAAAGTAACGGGTGACACTATTTTCAACATGCTTAAGTTGGAGGAAGGCCTCGTCGATCACAATGAAAGACCCATGTATCCTCATAAGATTTTAAAAGCCGAAATACTCAATAATCCCTTTGATGATATTGTGCCCCGAGAACTGAACAGAGAAGTTAAGAAGGAAAAGAAGAAGAGGAAAGAGAAGGGTGTCAA aaaTTTTGGTTTATTGTCGTTTGGTGAAGAGGCCGAAGAGGATGAGGTTGAAACAATTGAATTTGTACAAAAGAACGCTGGCAAAGCCAAATCTCTTCACGACGTATTAGATGATCCAAAATTGAGCAAAGAACCGGTGAAAGTAAAAAACCTATTGGAAGAGGGGGAAGAATCTGATCCTGAGAGTTATCATAAAACCATAAAAGAAGAAGAATTAGATGAAGATGAGTCTGTTGAAAGAAGGCAGCGCATTAAGgacaaattaaaatcaaaatctttCAAGAACCATAAAAGTCAAGTAAAACCTgatgaaataaaattggaaaattcagATTCAGAAGAAGATCTCCTATTAACGCATGAGCAGGAAAAGAAACAGCAAAGTGACAAGAAAAA AGAAGAAATTCGCCAAGAAATCCAATCATTGAAAAAACAATACCAaactgacaaaaaaataaaagatgaaCTGTTTGAAAAGAAAACAGAGAAGGATGCTAAGAGCAAAATAGTCAAAACTGAAAGCGACGacaatgaaattataaaaaatttcatagatgaaaaggaaaaatatgaaaaacttaaaacgaAAATACCTAAAAAAGGCGCATCACGTGAAGATTTCACCTTAAGTCTGCTTTcgaaatttcgctccaaattagATGCTATAAGACAACAAAAAGAAGATAGCGAACAGGGTAATGATAAAATTGATGAAACAGCAGTGGAAAAGGAAATACAAGGCGATGACTGGCTTTGTCACACCTTGAGATTTCAAGAGGATGCCCCGATATTGGCGAAAGATGCTTCGACAAAAGGTGACGACTGGTACGATGTTTACGATCCCCGTAATCCCTTAAACAAACGAAAGCGCAAGGAAACTGGCGGTAGTCGTTCCCAAGGCCCTAGCGCAAATAAACGTGTACGATAA
- the Prx4 gene encoding peroxiredoxin-2 produces the protein MVLKIHFTLLLVCLAALAAQTMAAIDDADSCYSFAGGSVYPAEAPKGDHTLQTTKAVISKTAPPFEGTAVVNKEIVKLSLSQFTGKYVVLLFYPLDFTFVCPTEIIAFSDRIKEFREINTEVIACSVDSHFTHLAWINTPRKEGGLGNVKIPLLSDLTHKISKDYGVYLDDLGHTLRGLFIIDQRGVLRQITMNDLPVGRSVDETIRLVQAFQYTDTHGEVCPAGWKPGADTIVPNPKEKTKYFEKNN, from the exons ATGGTTTTGAAAATACATTTCACACTATTACTGGTGTGTTTGGCGGCACTAGCCGCACAAACCATGGCCGCGATAGACGATGCAGATTCTTGTTACTCATTTGCCGGTGGTTCTGTATATCCAGCTGAAGCGCCTAAGGGTGATCACACATTGCAAACAACAAAAGCAGTTA tttcaaaaacAGCTCCTCCATTTGAGGGCACTGCCGTCGTTAATAAGGAAATTGTTAAGTTGTCCTTATCACAGTTTACTGGCAAATACGTGGTATTACTATTCTATCCATTAGACTT caCTTTCGTATGCCCAACTGAGATAATCGCCTTCTCGGATCGGATTAAAGAATTCCGTGAAATTAATACCGAAGTTATTGCCTGCAGTGTTGATTCTCATTTTACCCACTTGGCATGGATAAATACACCACGTAAAGAGGGTGGTTTGGGCAATGTTAAAATACCTCTACTCTCGGATTTGACGCATAAAATTAGCAAAGACTATGGCGTTTATTTGGACGACTTGGGTCATACATTACGTGGTCTCTTTATTATCGATCAACGTGGTGTTTTGCGTCAAATCACTATGAATGACTTGCCAGTTGGTCGCTCAGTTGATGAAACAATAAGATTAGTGCAGGCCTTCCAATATACCGACACTCATGGAGAAGTATGCCCGGCTGGTTGGAAACCTGGTGCCGATACT ATTGTACCAAATCCCAAAGAAAAgaccaaatattttgagaaaaataattaa